The following proteins come from a genomic window of Lentimicrobiaceae bacterium:
- a CDS encoding rubrerythrin family protein has product MKKSIKGTETEKNLLKSFAGESQARMR; this is encoded by the coding sequence ATGAAAAAAAGTATTAAAGGAACAGAAACAGAAAAAAATCTATTGAAGTCATTTGCCGGCGAATCGCAAGCAAGAATGCGT